Proteins encoded within one genomic window of Solibaculum mannosilyticum:
- a CDS encoding oleate hydratase, with protein MYYSSGNYEAFARPQKPEGVDHKSAYIVGSGLAALTAACYLVRDGQMKGDHIHILEKEDLPGGACDGYEYPGIGYVMRGGREMDNHFECMWDLFRSIPSIETEGISVLDEYYWLNKKDPNYSLMRATQNQGKDAHTDGKFAISDKGAMEIMKLFFTPDEDLYDKRITDVFDNEVFDSNFWLYWRTMFAFENWHSALEMKLYIRRYIHHIGGLPDFTALRFTKYNQYESMILPMIKYLESFGVQFHYHTQVINVEFDIEKDKKQAKRIVLLREGQEDHIDLTENDLVFITNGGCVENSAIGSQDTPAPFKTEIKAGGGWDMWRKIAAQDPSFGHPDKFCSNPEQSNWMSATVTTLDGKIPPYIQKICKRDPFSGKVVTGGIVTVKDSNWLMSWTFNRQPQFRSQPKGQLVGWIYGLFSDKPGNYVKKTMRECTGKEICMEWLYHLGVPENEIEDMAEHSANTVPCMMPYITAFFMPRAAGDRPKVVPDGAVNFAFLGQFAETARDTIFTTEYSMRTGMEAVYTLLNIDRGVPEVWGSVYDIRDLLDATVKLRDGKKVTDMSMDLIEKLALKELLRKIKGTDIEKLLKEHHVI; from the coding sequence ATGTACTATTCAAGTGGAAATTACGAAGCTTTTGCTCGTCCGCAGAAGCCGGAAGGTGTAGATCATAAATCGGCATATATCGTAGGATCCGGTTTGGCAGCTTTGACAGCCGCCTGTTACCTGGTCAGGGATGGGCAGATGAAAGGGGATCACATTCATATTCTAGAGAAGGAAGATCTACCTGGCGGAGCCTGCGATGGCTATGAATATCCCGGCATCGGATACGTCATGAGAGGCGGGCGTGAAATGGATAACCATTTCGAGTGTATGTGGGATTTATTCCGTTCAATCCCGTCCATCGAGACCGAAGGAATCAGCGTCCTGGATGAATATTACTGGCTCAATAAAAAAGATCCAAACTACTCTCTCATGAGAGCAACACAGAATCAGGGGAAAGATGCTCATACTGACGGAAAATTTGCAATCAGTGATAAAGGTGCAATGGAAATTATGAAATTGTTCTTTACTCCTGACGAAGATTTATACGATAAGCGTATTACAGACGTTTTTGATAATGAGGTGTTCGATTCCAACTTTTGGCTGTACTGGCGCACAATGTTTGCCTTTGAGAATTGGCACAGTGCTTTGGAGATGAAACTGTATATTAGACGCTATATCCACCACATTGGTGGGCTGCCGGATTTCACAGCGCTCCGGTTTACCAAATACAATCAGTACGAATCCATGATTCTGCCTATGATAAAATATTTGGAGAGCTTCGGCGTCCAATTTCATTACCACACGCAGGTTATTAATGTAGAGTTTGATATTGAGAAGGACAAAAAGCAGGCAAAACGGATCGTACTATTGCGAGAAGGCCAGGAAGATCACATTGACTTGACAGAAAATGATCTGGTCTTTATCACCAATGGAGGATGCGTCGAAAATTCAGCCATCGGTTCTCAGGATACTCCAGCCCCATTCAAAACAGAAATCAAGGCCGGAGGCGGTTGGGACATGTGGCGGAAGATTGCGGCACAAGATCCCTCTTTCGGACATCCTGACAAATTCTGCAGCAATCCGGAACAGAGCAATTGGATGAGCGCAACCGTCACTACGTTAGATGGTAAGATCCCGCCTTATATTCAAAAAATCTGTAAAAGGGATCCGTTTTCTGGGAAGGTTGTTACCGGTGGAATTGTAACCGTCAAGGATTCCAATTGGCTCATGAGTTGGACGTTTAATCGGCAACCACAGTTCCGCAGCCAGCCAAAGGGACAGTTGGTAGGTTGGATTTACGGATTGTTTAGTGACAAGCCTGGTAACTATGTAAAGAAGACCATGCGGGAATGTACCGGTAAGGAGATTTGCATGGAATGGCTTTATCATCTGGGTGTACCGGAAAATGAAATTGAAGATATGGCAGAACATAGCGCTAATACAGTTCCCTGCATGATGCCGTATATTACCGCTTTCTTTATGCCCAGGGCGGCTGGAGACCGGCCGAAAGTGGTGCCAGACGGCGCTGTAAACTTTGCTTTTCTGGGACAGTTCGCAGAGACTGCCAGGGATACCATCTTCACGACGGAATATTCCATGCGCACTGGAATGGAGGCAGTCTATACGCTGCTAAATATCGACCGTGGCGTACCGGAAGTCTGGGGCAGTGTATACGATATCCGCGACCTGCTGGATGCTACTGTAAAGCTTCGTGATGGAAAAAAGGTCACCGATATGAGCATGGATCTGATTGAAAAGCTTGCACTGAAAGAACTGCTTCGTAAAATCAAGGGAACTGATATCGAGAAACTACTCAAAGAACATCATGTAATCTGA
- a CDS encoding TetR/AcrR family transcriptional regulator, with protein MSQTTKRALENSLKNIMLQKPFNKITISDITEDCGISRMTFYYHFKDIYDLVEWACMEDAQKALEGNKTYDTWQKGFLNIFQEVKENKAFIFNVYRSVSREQVEQYLYKVVYDLLIDVVEEKAADMSVIDEDKAFIANFYKFSFVGIMLEWIKDGMKKDPQEIIDRMEPLLQGTFIHALNSYRTDPNKTKRSK; from the coding sequence ATGTCGCAAACAACAAAAAGGGCTTTGGAAAATTCTTTAAAAAACATCATGTTACAAAAACCATTCAATAAGATCACCATCAGTGATATTACAGAAGATTGTGGAATCAGCCGCATGACTTTTTATTATCACTTCAAAGATATTTATGACTTAGTAGAATGGGCTTGCATGGAAGATGCACAAAAGGCGCTGGAAGGAAATAAAACTTATGATACCTGGCAAAAGGGATTTCTAAATATTTTTCAGGAAGTCAAGGAAAACAAAGCTTTTATTTTCAACGTATATCGCTCTGTCAGCCGTGAACAAGTAGAACAGTATCTTTATAAAGTTGTGTACGATCTTTTAATCGATGTAGTTGAAGAAAAAGCTGCTGATATGTCCGTTATCGATGAAGATAAAGCGTTTATTGCAAACTTTTATAAATTCAGTTTTGTTGGCATTATGCTGGAATGGATCAAAGACGGGATGAAAAAAGATCCTCAGGAGATCATCGATCGGATGGAGCCTCTTTTACAGGGAACTTTCATTCATGCCCTTAACAGTTATCGGACAGATCCAAATAAAACAAAACGGTCAAAATGA
- a CDS encoding alpha/beta-type small acid-soluble spore protein — translation MSRSSNNLVVPEAREALNRFKMESASEVGVNLKQGYNGDLTSRQAGSIGGQMVKKMIESYENGLKGSN, via the coding sequence ATGTCTAGAAGTAGTAACAATCTGGTAGTCCCCGAAGCTCGCGAAGCCCTCAACCGTTTTAAGATGGAATCCGCCAGCGAAGTTGGCGTAAACCTCAAGCAGGGTTACAACGGTGATTTGACCTCTCGTCAGGCCGGCTCCATCGGTGGCCAGATGGTCAAGAAAATGATCGAGAGCTACGAGAATGGCCTGAAGGGCAGCAACTAA
- a CDS encoding UvrD-helicase domain-containing protein, with amino-acid sequence MKKEYCLPEALASGGPDPRFILSSEISSIYKKNGKVRKIHNVILLPGLEDAEKLSHRLELIGNLHSDGRPILGLDSRDLLEITLECCPTALFIPAHIWTPHFSLFGAYSGFDSIEECFEDLTPHIFALETGLSSDPPMNWRLSALDRFTLVSNSDAHSPSKLAREANLFHTELSYSAILKALKDPKNNGFGGTIEFFPEEGKYHYDGHRPCKVCLKPSETISANGRCPVCGRRITVGVLHRVEELADRPENFLLPDAMPFESLVPLPEVIAASLGCTPASIKVERQYESILHQVGSELFILREAPIEELQHHAGRCIAEGIRRLRSGEVDLNPGYDGEYGKIKLFDEKELEWMAGQICLFGDEIAPVLKKKKSSSKKESLPTSSSEEAEQQENHPEHSPDPHYGLNEQQWEAASTSSGTVAVVAGPGTGKTRTLVYRIAYLVEQCGIKPSQITAVTFTNKAAGEMRQRLEEHFQNKRMVRSMTIGTFHSICLQMLSKWREHVSVIDQYETLSIVEDLIAQQGSKFSPRDALECISKIKNGMMDREESPLAASLCDAYCARMKQADALDYDDILLEVLEHFKSLEKPDKKLLKPFTHLLVDEFQDINLIQYELIQLWGQMSESLFVIGDPDQAIYGFRGSDSHCFERFEEQYPDLKSVRLTQNYRSTPDILGCALSVIAKGEDPQKNHALTAMRPDGEKVHLMTAKEPLTEAIFVAKEIGHLMGGIDMLEAHNVQSSAQREDGKPLGFSDMAILYRTHRQAEILEQCLIKEGIPYTVAGRESFLADPAVQHAVAFFRFLQSPSDLLSLSVCLKGCSLPSVQVQALQGLYEKAEEQSVDVLCTLIQQGDFKEEAWNFLLQLLQTYQPMSAKGKPVKLLEQWISDNGLAQSVPMEKLLNVAVMHSDLSSFLQNLALGKEADVVRSGSRSYRSDAVTLMTLHGSKGLEFPVVFLCGVNDKSIPLQSSHRPSDVEEERRLFYVGMTRAQDCLYLMTSPAPSIFLRDIPKGSLLEQNALPPSPPKVKQFSLFDL; translated from the coding sequence TTGAAAAAGGAGTATTGTCTCCCGGAAGCATTGGCATCTGGAGGCCCGGATCCCCGTTTTATTCTTTCCAGTGAGATCAGTTCCATTTATAAAAAGAACGGTAAAGTTCGTAAAATTCACAATGTTATCCTTCTCCCTGGTCTAGAGGATGCAGAAAAACTTTCTCATCGCCTGGAGCTCATTGGGAACCTTCATTCTGACGGTCGTCCCATCTTAGGGCTCGATAGCCGCGATCTTTTGGAGATTACATTGGAGTGTTGTCCCACCGCACTTTTTATCCCCGCTCATATCTGGACGCCTCATTTCTCCCTCTTCGGCGCCTACTCGGGATTTGACAGCATTGAAGAGTGCTTTGAAGACTTAACGCCTCATATTTTCGCATTGGAAACTGGATTATCCTCAGATCCCCCTATGAACTGGCGGCTTTCGGCCCTGGATCGATTCACTCTGGTTTCCAATTCCGACGCCCACTCTCCTTCCAAACTCGCTCGAGAAGCGAATCTTTTTCACACGGAGCTTTCTTATTCCGCTATTTTGAAAGCTCTAAAGGATCCTAAAAACAACGGATTCGGCGGTACCATTGAATTTTTTCCTGAGGAAGGAAAATACCACTACGATGGACACAGGCCTTGTAAGGTATGTCTCAAGCCGTCGGAGACCATCTCTGCAAACGGCAGATGTCCGGTATGTGGCCGTCGTATTACGGTAGGAGTTCTGCATCGAGTGGAGGAGCTGGCCGACCGTCCAGAGAATTTCTTGTTGCCCGACGCCATGCCTTTTGAAAGTCTGGTACCGCTTCCTGAGGTCATCGCCGCCTCCTTGGGATGCACTCCTGCCAGCATCAAAGTGGAGCGTCAATATGAATCTATTCTCCATCAAGTGGGCTCGGAGCTTTTTATTTTGCGAGAAGCACCCATTGAAGAGCTTCAGCATCATGCGGGACGGTGCATCGCCGAAGGAATCCGCCGTCTGCGGTCCGGCGAGGTGGATCTAAATCCCGGCTACGACGGTGAATACGGTAAAATCAAATTGTTTGACGAAAAAGAACTGGAGTGGATGGCTGGACAAATTTGCCTGTTTGGGGATGAGATCGCACCGGTTTTAAAAAAGAAGAAATCGTCGTCTAAAAAGGAATCTCTTCCCACCTCTTCCTCTGAAGAAGCAGAACAACAGGAAAACCATCCCGAACATTCTCCTGATCCCCATTATGGGCTCAATGAACAGCAATGGGAAGCCGCTTCTACATCCAGTGGGACGGTGGCTGTAGTGGCCGGCCCTGGAACTGGCAAAACACGTACCCTGGTTTACCGAATCGCCTATTTGGTAGAGCAATGTGGGATTAAGCCTTCCCAGATCACCGCTGTGACCTTTACCAATAAGGCCGCAGGTGAAATGCGGCAACGTTTGGAGGAACATTTTCAAAACAAACGTATGGTCCGTTCCATGACCATCGGCACCTTCCACTCTATCTGCCTTCAGATGTTATCCAAGTGGAGGGAGCATGTTTCGGTTATCGATCAATATGAAACCTTGTCCATTGTAGAAGATCTAATTGCCCAGCAGGGAAGTAAGTTTTCCCCGAGAGATGCTTTGGAATGCATCTCCAAAATCAAAAACGGTATGATGGATCGGGAAGAATCCCCGCTTGCTGCTTCTCTCTGCGATGCTTACTGCGCTCGTATGAAGCAGGCAGACGCCTTGGATTATGACGATATTTTATTAGAAGTGCTGGAGCATTTTAAATCTTTAGAGAAGCCTGATAAAAAGCTTCTGAAGCCTTTCACCCATCTTCTGGTCGATGAATTCCAGGATATCAATCTCATTCAATACGAGTTGATTCAGCTGTGGGGTCAGATGAGCGAAAGCTTATTTGTCATCGGTGATCCCGATCAGGCTATTTACGGCTTCCGGGGATCGGATTCCCACTGCTTTGAACGTTTTGAGGAGCAATATCCCGATCTTAAGTCGGTCCGCCTTACGCAAAACTATCGTTCTACCCCGGACATCTTAGGATGCGCTCTGTCGGTTATCGCTAAAGGAGAGGATCCACAGAAAAATCATGCTTTGACGGCCATGCGTCCCGATGGTGAGAAAGTCCATCTGATGACGGCCAAAGAACCTTTGACCGAAGCCATTTTCGTAGCAAAAGAAATTGGACATCTCATGGGCGGCATCGATATGCTGGAAGCCCACAATGTTCAATCCTCCGCCCAGCGGGAGGACGGTAAACCTTTGGGATTTTCCGATATGGCTATCTTGTACCGCACCCATCGTCAAGCTGAAATTCTGGAACAATGCTTAATCAAGGAAGGCATTCCGTATACGGTAGCCGGACGAGAATCCTTTTTAGCCGATCCCGCTGTACAGCATGCTGTGGCCTTTTTCCGATTCTTGCAAAGTCCCAGTGACCTTTTGTCTTTGAGCGTCTGCCTCAAGGGATGCTCTTTGCCGAGTGTCCAGGTTCAGGCCCTCCAAGGCCTATATGAAAAAGCGGAAGAGCAGAGTGTCGATGTGTTGTGTACGCTCATTCAACAGGGAGATTTTAAGGAAGAGGCTTGGAACTTCCTGCTTCAATTATTGCAAACCTATCAGCCTATGTCGGCAAAAGGGAAACCGGTAAAATTGCTGGAACAATGGATTTCAGACAATGGATTGGCTCAGTCCGTCCCCATGGAAAAGCTTCTTAATGTAGCCGTGATGCATTCGGACCTTTCTTCGTTTTTACAGAATTTGGCCTTGGGTAAGGAGGCCGACGTGGTTCGTTCAGGAAGCCGGTCCTATCGTTCCGACGCCGTTACCCTGATGACACTGCACGGTTCCAAGGGGCTTGAATTTCCAGTGGTGTTTTTGTGCGGTGTAAACGACAAATCTATCCCGTTACAGAGCTCTCATCGTCCAAGCGATGTGGAGGAGGAACGCCGTCTTTTCTACGTGGGCATGACTCGGGCTCAGGATTGTTTGTATCTCATGACCTCCCCCGCCCCATCCATTTTCTTGCGCGATATTCCCAAGGGAAGTCTTTTGGAACAAAACGCGCTTCCGCCCAGTCCTCCCAAGGTCAAACAGTTCAGTTTATTCGATCTGTAA
- the speD gene encoding adenosylmethionine decarboxylase, producing MMIGLEKKLTLYGFNNLTKTLSFNIYDVCYAKSEREQKDYIAYIDEQYNSDRLTKILCDVTEMIGAHVLNISKQDYEPQGASVTLLIAEESMMSGLRPEESQEEDLAIINRREAVVGHLDKSHVTVHTYPEYHPDNAIATFRVDIDVATCGKVSPLNALDYLIGSFDSDIITIDYRVRGFTRDVNGRKLFMDHGIASIQDYIDDETLLKYDAVDVNVYQANLFHTKMLIKELKLQNYLFNTDIYELPPRQRLDITNSLRREMIEIFSGVNIY from the coding sequence GTGATGATAGGGTTGGAAAAAAAGCTGACCTTATACGGCTTTAACAACCTCACAAAAACACTTAGCTTTAACATTTATGATGTTTGCTATGCTAAAAGTGAGCGTGAGCAAAAGGATTACATCGCCTACATCGACGAACAATACAATTCCGACCGTCTGACAAAGATCCTCTGTGACGTCACTGAGATGATCGGCGCCCATGTGCTCAATATCTCCAAGCAGGATTATGAGCCTCAAGGTGCCAGCGTCACTTTGCTGATCGCAGAGGAATCCATGATGTCCGGTCTTCGCCCGGAGGAATCCCAGGAAGAGGATTTGGCTATCATCAACCGGCGGGAAGCGGTAGTAGGCCATTTAGATAAAAGCCATGTGACGGTACACACTTATCCGGAGTATCATCCGGATAACGCCATCGCCACCTTCCGAGTGGACATCGACGTCGCCACCTGCGGCAAGGTCTCCCCTCTCAACGCTTTGGATTATCTCATCGGCAGCTTTGATTCGGATATTATCACCATTGATTACCGCGTCCGTGGTTTTACCCGGGATGTCAATGGCCGCAAGCTCTTTATGGATCACGGCATCGCCTCCATCCAGGATTACATCGACGACGAGACACTGCTTAAGTATGACGCGGTGGATGTCAATGTGTACCAGGCAAATCTCTTTCATACAAAAATGTTAATCAAGGAGTTAAAGCTCCAGAATTACTTATTTAATACCGATATTTATGAATTGCCGCCGCGGCAGAGGCTGGATATTACCAACAGTCTCCGTCGTGAGATGATCGAGATCTTCAGCGGCGTCAATATCTATTGA
- a CDS encoding aminotransferase class I/II-fold pyridoxal phosphate-dependent enzyme, with product MKMHLFQDRAPLRDALLQYKQNRILPFDVPGHKQGKGNPRLREFLGEKCLAVDVNSMKPLDNLSHPVSVIKEAEELAADAFGADHAFFIVNGTTAAVQAMVMTACKRGDKIIMPRNVHISAINSLILCGAVPVYVNPGVNSKLGIPLGMTVEDVKKAIEKNPNAKAVFVNNPTYYGICSDLKAIVKLAHAHGMMVLVDEAHGTHFYFGEGLPPSAMSCGADMAAVSLHKTGGSLTQSSLLLIRNGLNVGYVRQILSLTQTTSASYLLLSSLDISRRNLALHGKEIFARVLDLVEYARGEINLIGGYYAYGKEMEGHPAVHAFDRTKLSVFTRGIGLAGIEIYDMLRDDYGIQIEFGDIGNILAIVSVGDNELAVERLVSALYEIRRLKSKDPTGMFDHEYITPRVEMSPQEAFYANKVSLPLRQSIGFLCGEFVMCYPPGIPILAPGERITREIIDYTIYAMEKGCLLTGMQDISVETIKVVEG from the coding sequence ATGAAAATGCACCTTTTTCAAGACAGGGCTCCTCTGCGGGATGCCCTATTGCAATACAAGCAAAACCGCATCCTTCCCTTTGACGTCCCTGGCCACAAGCAGGGTAAAGGGAATCCTCGGCTGCGGGAATTTTTGGGTGAAAAATGCTTAGCGGTGGACGTCAATTCCATGAAGCCGCTGGATAATTTGAGTCATCCCGTTTCAGTTATCAAGGAGGCGGAGGAGCTGGCAGCCGATGCGTTCGGCGCGGACCACGCCTTTTTTATTGTCAATGGAACAACCGCAGCCGTCCAGGCCATGGTCATGACGGCCTGTAAACGGGGGGATAAGATCATCATGCCACGCAACGTCCACATCAGCGCCATCAACTCCCTGATTTTGTGCGGCGCTGTGCCGGTGTATGTCAATCCCGGCGTCAATTCCAAGCTGGGTATCCCACTGGGCATGACGGTGGAAGATGTAAAAAAGGCCATTGAGAAAAATCCAAACGCCAAGGCGGTGTTTGTCAACAACCCCACCTATTACGGCATCTGTTCGGATCTGAAAGCCATCGTCAAACTGGCCCATGCCCACGGTATGATGGTATTGGTGGACGAGGCTCACGGCACCCATTTCTATTTCGGAGAAGGATTGCCGCCTTCGGCTATGTCCTGCGGCGCCGATATGGCGGCTGTCAGCCTCCATAAGACGGGAGGTTCTCTCACTCAAAGCTCCCTCCTGCTCATTCGGAATGGATTAAATGTCGGTTATGTCCGTCAGATCCTAAGCCTGACCCAGACTACCAGCGCCTCCTATTTGCTTTTGTCGTCGCTGGACATCAGCCGACGCAACCTGGCTTTGCACGGCAAAGAGATTTTTGCACGTGTCCTGGACCTGGTGGAATACGCCCGTGGAGAAATCAATCTAATCGGTGGCTATTATGCTTACGGCAAGGAGATGGAGGGACATCCGGCCGTCCACGCCTTTGACCGAACCAAGCTCTCGGTATTCACACGCGGCATCGGCTTGGCCGGCATTGAGATTTACGACATGCTGCGGGACGACTACGGCATCCAGATCGAATTCGGCGATATCGGGAACATCTTGGCTATCGTCTCGGTGGGAGACAACGAATTGGCGGTGGAACGGCTTGTGTCGGCCCTCTATGAGATCCGCCGTCTCAAATCCAAGGATCCTACCGGCATGTTTGACCATGAGTACATCACTCCCAGGGTGGAGATGTCTCCCCAAGAGGCCTTTTACGCTAATAAGGTCTCCCTCCCCCTGCGTCAGAGCATCGGCTTTCTGTGCGGTGAATTCGTCATGTGTTACCCTCCCGGCATCCCTATTTTGGCTCCCGGCGAACGCATTACCCGGGAAATTATCGACTACACCATCTATGCCATGGAGAAGGGCTGTCTTTTGACCGGTATGCAGGATATCTCTGTGGAAACCATTAAAGTCGTGGAGGGATAA
- the speE gene encoding polyamine aminopropyltransferase produces MELWFTEHHTKNVRLSIKVDKQLFTKQSSFQRIDIFESREFGRFLTLDGYMMLTEKDEFIYHEMIVHVPMASNPDIKKVLVIGAGDGGAIRELCKYPAVEHIDMVEIDKDVVDACRDYLPSVACKLDDPRVHITYEDGLRFVRRKEDEYDLIIVDSTDPFGPGEGLFTKEFYGNCYKALTANGILVNQHESPFYPDDARAMQRAHYRIRECFPLSRVYQAHIPTYPSGHWLFGFASKGIDPLKANLSQWEKLELTTRYYNTDIHKGSFALPTYVKDLLGDENESQY; encoded by the coding sequence TTGGAATTGTGGTTTACCGAACATCATACCAAAAACGTCCGCCTTTCCATCAAGGTGGATAAACAGCTTTTTACCAAACAAAGCTCTTTTCAGCGCATTGATATTTTTGAATCCAGGGAGTTTGGTCGCTTTCTCACCTTGGACGGTTACATGATGCTGACCGAAAAGGATGAATTCATCTATCATGAGATGATTGTACATGTCCCTATGGCCTCCAACCCGGATATTAAGAAGGTGCTGGTCATCGGGGCCGGGGACGGCGGCGCCATCCGGGAGCTTTGCAAATATCCGGCGGTGGAGCATATCGATATGGTGGAGATCGACAAGGACGTGGTGGACGCTTGTCGGGATTATCTCCCCAGTGTGGCCTGCAAGCTGGACGACCCTAGAGTCCACATCACTTACGAGGACGGATTGCGATTTGTCCGCCGCAAAGAGGATGAATACGATCTCATCATAGTGGATTCCACCGATCCTTTTGGTCCCGGCGAAGGACTTTTTACTAAGGAATTCTATGGCAATTGCTATAAGGCCCTGACGGCCAACGGTATCCTGGTCAATCAGCACGAATCTCCCTTTTATCCAGACGATGCCCGTGCCATGCAACGGGCCCACTACCGTATTCGGGAATGCTTTCCGTTGAGCCGGGTGTATCAGGCTCATATTCCCACCTATCCATCGGGACATTGGTTGTTTGGTTTTGCATCCAAGGGTATTGATCCCTTAAAAGCCAATCTCTCTCAGTGGGAAAAACTAGAACTTACCACCCGGTATTACAATACTGATATCCACAAAGGTAGCTTCGCGCTGCCGACCTATGTGAAAGATCTGTTAGGTGATGAAAATGAATCCCAATATTGA
- the speB gene encoding agmatinase, with the protein MNPNIETFIGCDAPYDEAEIVLFGAPYDSTTSFRPGTRFGCKAIRSESFGLETYSPYQDRDLTDISVFDAGDLELVFGNSPRALDQIQEMTAQILEDGKIPCMVGGEHLVTLGAFRAVQKKYPDVHIIHFDAHADLREDYLGERLSHASVLRRCWELVGDGRIYQFGIRSGDREEFNWGKNHVFTNKFDFRWLDDIIVGLGDKPVYFTLDLDVLDPSVFPGTGTPEAGGVTFLQLLEAVRKLENLHIVGFDVNELSPMYDQSGVSTAVAGKIIRELLLLFAKKRRDS; encoded by the coding sequence ATGAATCCCAATATTGAAACCTTTATCGGCTGTGACGCGCCTTATGACGAGGCCGAAATCGTGTTATTCGGCGCGCCCTATGATTCTACCACATCTTTTCGTCCCGGAACCCGGTTCGGATGCAAAGCCATTCGCAGCGAATCCTTTGGTCTAGAGACCTACAGTCCCTACCAGGACCGGGATTTAACCGATATCTCGGTGTTCGACGCCGGGGACTTGGAACTGGTATTCGGCAATTCTCCCAGGGCTTTGGATCAGATCCAGGAGATGACGGCTCAGATCTTGGAGGATGGTAAAATCCCCTGTATGGTGGGAGGCGAACATCTGGTGACGCTGGGCGCTTTTCGGGCGGTACAAAAAAAATATCCAGACGTCCACATCATCCACTTTGACGCTCACGCCGATCTGCGGGAGGACTATTTGGGCGAACGCCTCTCCCACGCGTCGGTGCTGCGCCGGTGTTGGGAACTGGTGGGCGACGGACGCATCTATCAGTTCGGCATCCGTTCGGGCGACCGGGAGGAATTCAACTGGGGAAAGAATCACGTCTTTACCAATAAGTTCGACTTCCGCTGGTTGGACGACATCATTGTGGGACTAGGGGACAAGCCGGTGTACTTTACGCTGGACTTGGATGTATTGGATCCTTCGGTCTTCCCTGGGACAGGCACTCCCGAAGCCGGCGGCGTCACATTCCTGCAACTGCTGGAGGCTGTCCGGAAATTGGAAAACCTGCATATCGTCGGGTTCGACGTCAACGAGCTTTCCCCTATGTACGATCAAAGCGGCGTATCCACTGCGGTGGCGGGTAAGATCATCCGGGAACTGCTCCTCCTCTTTGCCAAGAAGAGAAGGGATTCGTAA